In Euphorbia lathyris chromosome 9, ddEupLath1.1, whole genome shotgun sequence, the following are encoded in one genomic region:
- the LOC136206904 gene encoding uncharacterized protein, whose translation MTSVCISNCVNDARDPRVPVRATYVNLYKWPESDAEFIKSVRRVGQGLQYGHPRVVDSISCRQMYLRSYTFSRKESMPEKTKKCFGRVKEKVANHGKNRKNEKGRRRRKCLVLRKMKEFSCRIFYRLLSCGASVDVVDGIN comes from the coding sequence ATGACTTCAGTTTGCATATCAAACTGTGTAAACGATGCTCGTGACCCCCGCGTGCCTGTCCGTGCCACCTATGTTAACCTCTACAAGTGGCCGGAATCCGACGCCGAGTTCATAAAATCCGTCCGCCGCGTAGGGCAGGGTTTGCAATACGGGCACCCTAGAGTGGTGGATAGTATTTCATGCAGGCAGATGTATCTTAGAAGCTATACATTTTCTAGGAAAGAAAGCATGCCGGAGAAGACTAAGAAATGCTTTGGTAGAGTGAAAGAGAAAGTGGCAAATCATggaaaaaataggaaaaatgaaaaaggtAGGAGGAGAAGGAAGTGTTTGGTTCTCAGGAAAATGAAGGAATTTTCTTGCAGGATCTTTTACAGGTTGTTATCTTGTGGTGCTAGTGTAGATGTTGTTGATGgcattaattaa
- the LOC136205537 gene encoding protein CANDIDATE G-PROTEIN COUPLED RECEPTOR 7-like — MAKQPFLLLLPFLLLLSLLSFATAEIKSLTISNDGRPMILFEKFGFTHTGRVTISVSSVSVSSSLNAPNPVPSRLGFFLLSEESLLQVLLEIQQNPNFCVLDSHYTLHLFTFRDLSPPPLSSFNQSYPVTAPNEYSLFFANCAPETRVSMAVRTEVYNLDRDGSKDFLSAGLTQLPSLYFLFSIVYLAFLGFWIYICYKNRGSVHRIHLLMAGLLIMKALNLICAAEDKHYVKSTGTPHGWDVLFYIFQFIRVVLLFTVIVLIGTGWSFLKPFLQEKEKKVLMIVIPLQVLANVASVVIGETGPFIKDWVTWNQVFLLVDIICCCAIIFPIVWSIRSLRETSKTDGKAARNLAKLQLFRQFYIVVIGYLYFTRIVVFALKTIAAYKYQWVSNAAEEIASLAFYAVMFYMFMPVEKNEYFALDDEEEEAAEMALKDEEFEL, encoded by the coding sequence ATGGCGAAACaaccatttcttcttcttcttcctttcctcCTCCTGCTTTCACTTCTTAGCTTCGCCACCGCTGAGATCAAATCCTTAACTATATCCAACGATGGACGCCCTATGATCCTCTTTGAGAAATTCGGCTTCACACACACTGGCCGTGTTACAATCTCTGTCTCCTCCGTCTCTGTTTCCTCCTCTCTCAACGCACCTAACCCTGTTCCTTCTCGCCTCGGCTTCTTCCTACTCTCTGAAGAGTCTCTCCTTCAAGTCCTTCTCGAGATCCAACAAAATCCTAATTTCTGCGTCCTCGACTCTCACTATACTCTCCACCTCTTCACTTTCCGCGACCTTTCACCTCCTCCACTCTCCTCTTTCAACCAATCGTATCCCGTTACCGCTCCCAATGAATACTCTCTCTTCTTCGCCAATTGCGCCCCGGAGACCCGCGTGTCTATGGCTGTCCGTACAGAGGTTTACAATCTCGATCGCGACGGTTCTAAGGATTTCCTCTCTGCTGGCTTGACACAGCTACCTTCTCTTTACTTTCTATTCTCTATTGTGTATCTCGCTTTTCTTGGCTTCTGGATCTACATTTGTTATAAGAACAGAGGATCCGTTCATCGGATTCATTTGTTGATGGCTGGATTGCTTATAATGAAAGCGCTTAACTTGATCTGTGCTGCCGAGGACAAGCATTATGTGAAGAGCACTGGTACTCCTCACGGTTGGGATGTTTTGTTCTACATTTTCCAGTTTATTCGTGTGGTTTTGCTTTTTACGGTGATTGTTTTGATTGGCACTGGTTGGTCATTTTTGAAGCCATTCCTAcaagagaaggagaagaaagtgTTGATGATTGTCATTCCGCTTCAGGTGTTGGCTAATGTTGCTTCTGTAGTGATTGGCGAGACTGGGCCTTTTATTAAGGATTGGGTTACCTGGAATCAGGTTTTCCTGTTGGTGGATATCATCTGCTGCTGTGCCATTATCTTCCCAATTGTATGGTCAATCCGTTCATTGAGAGAGACATCTAAGACAGACGGGAAGGCTGCCAGGAATTTGGCCAAATTGCAGCTGTTCAGGCAGTTCTATATTGTTGTGATTGGCTACTTATATTTTACAAGAATTGTGGTTTTTGCCCTCAAGACGATTGCAGCTTATAAGTACCAGTGGGTGAGTAATGCTGCGGAGGAGATTGCGAGTCTTGCGTTTTATGCGGTTATGTTTTATATGTTTATGCCAGTGGAGAAGAATGAGTACTTTGCTCTTGATGATGAGGAAGAGGAGGCAGCAGAGATGGCTTTGAAAGATGAGGAATTTGAgctttga